From the Gallaecimonas mangrovi genome, one window contains:
- the atpF gene encoding F0F1 ATP synthase subunit B encodes MDINATLIGQAIAFIIFVLFCMKYVWPPLINAIEERQKKIADGLASADRAAKDLELAQAKAADTIKEAKAQASVLIEQANKRKAQIIEEAQAEAQAEKAKIVASGHAEVDAERVRVREDLRKQVSALAIAGAEKILERSIDEAAHRDILDKIVADI; translated from the coding sequence GTGGATATCAACGCTACCCTTATCGGCCAGGCGATAGCTTTCATTATCTTCGTGCTGTTCTGCATGAAGTATGTTTGGCCGCCGCTGATAAATGCTATTGAAGAACGTCAGAAGAAAATTGCTGACGGTCTGGCCAGCGCTGACCGCGCTGCCAAAGATCTGGAATTGGCTCAGGCCAAGGCTGCCGACACCATCAAGGAAGCCAAAGCTCAAGCCAGCGTTCTGATTGAACAGGCTAACAAGCGCAAGGCGCAGATCATCGAAGAAGCACAGGCTGAAGCCCAGGCAGAGAAAGCGAAAATTGTCGCTTCCGGTCATGCCGAAGTGGACGCAGAGCGTGTGCGTGTTCGTGAAGATTTGCGTAAGCAGGTTTCTGCACTTGCCATTGCTGGCGCTGAGAAAATTCTCGAGCGTTCCATTGACGAAGCTGCACACCGCGACATTCTCGACAAGATTGTCGCCGACATTTGA
- the atpE gene encoding F0F1 ATP synthase subunit C, whose protein sequence is METIVGFTAIAVALLIGLGALGTAIGFGLLGGKFLESAARQPELAPMLQVKMFIVAGLLDAVTMIGVGLALYFTFANPFLAQVAG, encoded by the coding sequence ATGGAAACTATCGTTGGCTTTACCGCTATCGCTGTTGCGCTTCTGATCGGTCTGGGTGCCCTGGGTACTGCTATCGGTTTCGGCCTGCTGGGTGGCAAATTCTTGGAAAGCGCTGCCCGTCAACCCGAGCTGGCTCCCATGCTGCAGGTTAAAATGTTCATCGTGGCCGGTCTGCTTGACGCCGTAACCATGATCGGTGTTGGTTTGGCGCTGTACTTCACTTTCGCCAACCCCTTCTTGGCCCAGGTGGCTGGTTAA
- the atpB gene encoding F0F1 ATP synthase subunit A, protein MSGNATELTTSGYIHHHLTNAQVGEGFWTWNIDTIIVSVVLGLIFIGVFRMVAKKADTGVPGKLQCFVEMIIEFVDGSVKETFHGRSKVIAPLALTIFIWIFLMNLMDLIPVDFLPVVVQKVAELFGANPHHVYSRVVPTTDLNTTFALSLGVFVLMLYYSVAIKGVGGFVKELTMQPFNSKFMIPFNFILEMVTLLAKPISLSLRLFGNLYAGELIFILIALLPWYGQWVLSVPWAIFHILIITLQAFIFMMLTIVYLSLASEDH, encoded by the coding sequence ATGTCTGGTAATGCTACAGAACTGACAACGTCCGGCTATATCCACCACCACTTGACCAATGCGCAGGTGGGCGAAGGATTCTGGACCTGGAATATCGACACCATCATCGTCTCCGTGGTACTTGGCCTGATCTTTATCGGCGTCTTCCGGATGGTGGCCAAAAAGGCTGACACCGGCGTACCTGGTAAGCTGCAGTGCTTTGTCGAGATGATCATTGAGTTCGTGGACGGCTCGGTAAAAGAGACTTTCCACGGTCGCTCTAAGGTGATTGCACCGCTGGCGTTGACCATCTTCATCTGGATCTTCCTGATGAACTTGATGGACCTTATCCCGGTGGATTTTCTGCCGGTCGTGGTGCAAAAAGTCGCCGAACTATTTGGTGCTAACCCCCATCATGTTTACTCCCGTGTGGTACCAACCACCGACTTGAACACCACCTTTGCGCTGTCATTGGGTGTGTTTGTGTTGATGCTGTACTACTCGGTTGCCATTAAAGGCGTGGGCGGTTTTGTTAAAGAGCTGACGATGCAGCCCTTTAATAGCAAGTTCATGATCCCATTCAACTTTATTTTGGAAATGGTGACCTTGCTGGCCAAGCCCATCTCCTTGTCGCTGCGTCTGTTCGGTAACCTCTACGCTGGCGAACTTATCTTCATCCTGATTGCATTGCTGCCTTGGTATGGCCAGTGGGTGCTGTCAGTGCCTTGGGCGATTTTCCACATTCTGATCATCACCCTGCAGGCCTTTATTTTCATGATGCTGACCATTGTTTACTTAAGCCTGGCCAGCGAAGACCACTAA